The window TCCTTCTCCTTGCCGCGCAATACGGATTTGAGCTTGAACATGGCAGATTCGTAATAGGCCCCCAAGGATTTATCGGTAAATTTTTGCATCAGTTTTTCGGCTGCTACAAAACTTCCCGCTTCCTCACGGGTGAACATCACCGGGGGCAAACGGTAGCCCTCCATGATGGAGTAGCCCACCCCGGCCTCGCTCACAATGGGCACGCCGGAGGCTTCGAGGGTTCTGATGTCCCTATAAATGGTGCGCAAACTAACCTCAAAACGGTCTGCAAGCTCTTGTGCCTTAACAATACGCTTACTTTGTAACTGTACCAAAATGGCTACTATTCGGTCAAAACGTTTTACGGTGTCCATTCCCATAATTGTGTGAGCTATATCCCAAAGATAGGATTTCAGTCCGTGGATGGGAGTTCTTTTCCAGCTCATATGTAATCATTTATAATTTGATAAAACTAGGGTTGACCAGTGACAACGGACTGTCAACACGATTTTTTTTGATGTTGTTTTTTACTGCTGACACATGGCTGTCACCCACCCCTCCTAATTTTGGTTTCAGAAACAATAAACCTTTAAATCACAATTTCATGGAAAACACCATTAATGAACAAACATCGGCCCAAGTCATTACCCCCGCACAATTCTTGGAACATTACCAAGGTCACAGGCGGCTTACACGAAAACTCATCGAGGCCTTTCCCGAAAAAGAGTTTTTTACCCATAGTATTGGTGGGATGAGACCCTTTTCCGAGATGGTGAAAGAGCTTTTCGCCATTGCGGTTCCCGGACTCACCGAAATTGTTTCCGGTAAAGTCGGAGATTTTGATGAGCATCGGGATTTTGGGAATACCAAAGCCCAGTTTTTGGCAAAATGGGACCAAGACACCGAGGACATCAACAAGCTGTGGGCAAAAATTTCGGAAGTTCGCTATCAGGAGCACGTGAAACTTTTTGGCCAATACGAAGGTTCTGTGCAATCTTCTATCCTTTATTTTATTGACAACGAGGTGCACCACCGAGGCCAGGGGTATGTTTACCTGCGTTCCTTGGGGATTGAACCACCGTTTTTTTACGATCGCGATTAAATTGAAGCCATGAAGACTATACTCGTATTCAAAACCTCGGTAAAACAAAAGGGCGAAGTGAACCAACTTCGTCCGTGGTTGAACAAGTTGGTCAATAGCAATGGGTGCTGGAACTTTGACTTGGAGGATTGCGATAAAATTCTTCGGGTGGAAACACAAAGCCTTCACGCTCCAACGATTGCTTCACTCCTGAAAAACCAAGGATTTTATTGTGAAGAATTGCATTGAAGCTCATCAAAGAATTCTGAAGCCCCGCCAAAAAAGCAGGGCTTCAGAATGATGTATACCTTTCAAACCATGTCCAAATTATAAATTGGCTTTTTGTTTGAGTGCATTGAACTGAGTCAACAATTCTTGGTAACGGTCTTTTTCTTCTTGCCCGGGTACTTTGTCGCCACTACTTAAAATGTAATATAAATAGGAGATTTGGGCCACCATTACTACCTCGGGATAAGCGCCATCATCATTTTTGAGTTCCTTCAAAATATCTTTGTAAGGCTGAAGCTGACTTTCAGTGGCATTGGCCTTTTCAAGTTCCTTTATCTTTTCCTCTACCTTATCTTGAAGCATTCGAGCCTCCGACAATAAATCTATCACCTTTAACTGAAGGGCCTGCTGGGCCTGCAAATCGGCCATGGTAACGCCATCATCCTCCAATTTCGGATCCATCAAAATCTCAAACTGTTTTTCGAAAGATTGGTTACCAACGGTCAACTTGGCGGTGTACTTGCCCGGCAAGGCCATGGGGCCATTTCGGTAACGTCTTCTTTTGTTCTTCGCCCAAGCCCCTTTTTGTTCCAAGTTCCACTCAAAACGATTGATACCCTTTTTGGTTTCCAATTTTTCATCCATGTACACAAAGGTCATGCTCAAGCTCATATCCTCCACTTTCTCCGAAGTGGATTTCAACTGGGTGGAGTCGCTGACAATGGTGGCCACCTCTTTGCCTTGGGCATCCAAAATTTGCAGGCTCACCCCGTCCTTGATATCAGAAGGCAAATAATAATCAATAATTACGCTTGTTGATGGGTAATTTGGGAAATCACCTCCCCATGGGGTTTGATAGCGATAGGTGTCGTCGGGTTGAAACAATACAGGACTATCGCCCAATTGTGTGATTTTTTCATCCTGAAGCGTGGTCACTTTGTCCAAGATCCAGAAACCACGGCCCATGGTACTCAATACCAAATCCCCTCGGAATAGGGTTATATCGGTAATGGGGGTGACGGGCAGGTTTTGCTGGAATTTTTTCCACGTAGTGCCGTCGTCAAAAGACACGAACATTCCATATTCAGTTCCCGCGTAGAGCAATCCTTCACGCACGGGGTCTTCCCGTAAAACCCTTGTGGTGTAATCGGAAGGAATTCCGTTGGAAGTTGTACTGATCAGCTCCCAACTTTCCCCATAGTTATCGGTTTTATAGAGATAGGGTGTTTCATCGCCCAATAAATGACGGTCCACAGCGATGTAGGCCTTGGCCGGATTGAACTGTGATGGTTCCACGGACTCCACTCTGCCCCCTTTGGGCATTTTTTTGGGTGTGACGTTCTTCCATGTTTTCCCGCCGTCCTTGGTCACAGAGATCATCCCATCGTTGGAGCCGGTCCAAATCAAGCCCTTGCTGATTTTCGATTCCCTGATGGAATATAGGGTGCTGTAGTATTCCTCCCCTGTAATGTCGCGGGTAATGGGATTACCAGAGATTACTTGCTTATCGGGTTCGTTAGCCGTAAGGTCTGGTGAGATAATTTCCCAATTTTGACCACCGTTGCTGGTTTTGTGCAAAAATTGGGACCCCATGTAAACGGTTTC is drawn from Flagellimonas sp. MMG031 and contains these coding sequences:
- a CDS encoding DinB family protein, translated to MENTINEQTSAQVITPAQFLEHYQGHRRLTRKLIEAFPEKEFFTHSIGGMRPFSEMVKELFAIAVPGLTEIVSGKVGDFDEHRDFGNTKAQFLAKWDQDTEDINKLWAKISEVRYQEHVKLFGQYEGSVQSSILYFIDNEVHHRGQGYVYLRSLGIEPPFFYDRD